One stretch of Mus pahari chromosome 15, PAHARI_EIJ_v1.1, whole genome shotgun sequence DNA includes these proteins:
- the Rell2 gene encoding RELT-like protein 2 → MSEPQPGLEPPQHGLYMLFLLVLVFFLMGLVGFMICHVLKKKGYRCRTSRGSEPDDAQLQPPEDDDVNEDTVERIVRCIIQNEANAEALKEMLGDSEGEGTVQLSSVDATSSLQDGAPSHHHTVHLGSAAPCIHCSRSKRPPLVRQGRSKEGKGRPRPGETTVFSVGRFRVTHIEKRYGLHEHCDGSPTDRSWGSGGGQEPGGSQAAGGGQPRTGTAATERLLPELPPSQAAATHPVQNGRLQDASLAPCTLEGTPGTSAELNLGPRGRGPSPGLPSQEANGQPTKLDTSGQQESLPPEAGGM, encoded by the exons ATGTCGGAACCACAGCCTGGCCTGGAGCCGCCCCAACATGGGTTGTACATGCTCTTCCTGCTTGTGCTGGTCTTCTTCCTCATGGGCCTTGTAGGCTTCATGATCTGCCACGTGCTCAAGAAGAAAGGCTACCGCTGCCGCACGTCTAGGGGCTCAGAGCCTGATGATGCCCAGCTCCAGCCCC CTGAAGATGATGACGTGAATGAGGACACAGTAGAGCGGATTGTTCGCTGCATCATCCAAAATGAAG CCAATGCTGAGGCCTTGAAGGAGATGCTAGGGGACAGTGAAGGAGAAGGGACGGTGCAGCTCTCCAG TGTGGATGCCACCTCCAGCCTGCAGGACGGAGCCCCCTCCCATCATCACACAGTGCACCTTGGCTCTGCAGCTCCTTGCATCCACTGCAGTCGCAGCAAGAGGCCCCCACTTGTCCGTCAGGGTCGCTCGAAGGAAGGAAAAGGCCGCCCCAGACCTGGAGAGACCACTGTTTTCTCAGTGGGCAG ATTCCGAGTAACACACATTGAGAAGCGCTACGGCCTGCATGAACATTGTGATGGCTCCCCTACAGACAGAAGCTGGGGCTCTGGTGGAGGGCAGGAGCCAGGGGGGAGTCAGGCGGCTGGAGGAGGGCAGCCTAGAACAGGGACAGCTGCCACTGAGAGGTTGCTCCCTGAGCTGCCACCCTCCCAGGCCGCAGCCACCCACCCAGTGCAGAACGGAAGACTCCAAGATGCCAGCCTCGCCCCTTGTACACTTGAAGGGACCCCTGGAACCTCTGcagaactgaacttgggccctAGGGGGAGAGGCCCAAGCCCAGGGCTGCCTAGTCAAGAAGCAAATGGACAGCCAACCAAACTGGACACCTCAGGTCAGCAG GAGTCTCTACCACCAGAAGCAGGGGGTATGTGA